Proteins from a single region of Campylobacter sp. RM16704:
- the dxr gene encoding 1-deoxy-D-xylulose-5-phosphate reductoisomerase, protein MIVLGSTGSIGVNTLFIAKKKNKPIEALSCGKNIKLLNEQIALFKPKFVCIQDEKNKALVNHDKVFCGQDGLKTMITECKSPLVVNAIVGFAGLNSSLKAQKLGKTLALANKESLVVAGKFFDTSKIKAIDSEHAALKCLIDKRKDIKKLFITASGGAFYKYKIKDLKNVSVKEALKHPNWSMGAKITIDSASMCNKLFEIIEAYHLYGIKQIDALIERKSLVHALCEFKDGGMSAYISNANMRLSIAQAILNTHNQSFIKNLDLLSMPSLKFEKISLKKYPIFSLKKDLLNEPDLGVIINSANEYMVYKFLAQKAQFLDIAKGIFKALDHFGVPKINQIEDIFEYDKQVRLYLSKEML, encoded by the coding sequence ATGATTGTCCTTGGAAGCACAGGAAGTATAGGGGTTAATACTCTTTTTATTGCCAAGAAAAAAAATAAACCAATAGAAGCCTTATCTTGCGGTAAAAATATCAAGCTTTTAAATGAGCAAATAGCTCTTTTTAAGCCTAAATTTGTATGCATTCAAGATGAAAAAAATAAAGCTTTAGTTAATCATGATAAGGTTTTTTGTGGTCAAGATGGCTTAAAAACGATGATAACTGAATGTAAAAGTCCTTTGGTGGTAAATGCTATAGTAGGTTTTGCAGGATTAAATTCAAGTTTAAAAGCACAAAAACTTGGTAAAACTTTAGCTTTGGCAAACAAAGAAAGTCTAGTAGTTGCAGGGAAATTTTTTGATACATCTAAAATAAAAGCTATAGATAGCGAACACGCAGCACTAAAGTGTTTAATAGATAAAAGAAAAGATATAAAAAAACTTTTTATTACAGCAAGTGGTGGAGCCTTTTATAAATATAAAATCAAAGATTTAAAAAATGTTAGTGTAAAAGAAGCTCTCAAGCACCCTAACTGGTCTATGGGGGCTAAAATCACCATAGATAGTGCGAGTATGTGTAATAAGCTTTTTGAAATCATCGAAGCTTATCATTTATATGGCATTAAGCAAATAGATGCTTTGATAGAAAGAAAGTCTTTAGTGCATGCTTTGTGTGAATTTAAAGATGGTGGTATGAGTGCGTATATATCTAATGCAAATATGCGTTTATCTATAGCTCAAGCAATTTTAAATACACATAATCAAAGTTTCATAAAGAATTTAGATCTTTTATCTATGCCAAGTTTAAAATTTGAAAAAATTAGTTTAAAAAAATATCCTATATTTTCACTTAAAAAAGATTTGTTAAATGAACCTGATTTGGGCGTGATTATAAATAGTGCAAATGAGTATATGGTATATAAATTTTTAGCTCAAAAGGCACAATTTTTAGACATAGCTAAAGGAATTTTTAAAGCATTAGATCATTTTGGGGTTCCTAAAATTAACCAAATTGAAGATATTTTTGAGTATGATAAACAAGTAAGGCTTTATTTAAGTAAGGAAATGTTATGA
- a CDS encoding type II secretion system protein, which translates to MKKAFTIIELVFVVIILGVLAAIALPKFSSSKDEASTTQALGNLKIFISDINAYVLKNESLSSIALMSNVANVKNEDLSSLQNATKELDFSVGNDEQCFKVFFVDKESVLLLAFAPDASQKSKIENIANLKNQLTKNPKNQSIKTQLDEVLKSLSESEFTSTSKSKSCQNLIHSKTFKDLATRVYFLTS; encoded by the coding sequence ATGAAAAAGGCATTTACTATTATAGAACTTGTGTTTGTTGTGATTATACTTGGAGTTTTGGCAGCTATAGCTTTGCCTAAATTTAGCTCTAGCAAAGATGAAGCTAGTACAACTCAAGCATTAGGTAATCTTAAAATTTTTATTAGCGATATTAATGCTTATGTTTTAAAAAACGAAAGTCTTTCAAGTATAGCGTTGATGAGTAATGTAGCCAATGTTAAAAATGAAGATTTATCTTCATTGCAAAATGCTACCAAAGAACTTGATTTTAGTGTGGGTAATGATGAGCAGTGTTTTAAAGTATTTTTTGTAGATAAAGAAAGTGTTTTACTTTTAGCTTTTGCACCAGATGCTTCGCAAAAAAGTAAAATAGAAAATATAGCAAATTTAAAAAATCAGCTAACAAAAAATCCTAAAAATCAAAGTATAAAAACCCAACTTGATGAGGTTTTAAAGTCTTTAAGTGAGAGTGAATTTACAAGCACTTCAAAATCCAAATCTTGCCAAAATTTAATTCACTCTAAAACTTTTAAAGACTTAGCAACTAGGGTGTATTTTTTAACCTCCTAA
- a CDS encoding ShlB/FhaC/HecB family hemolysin secretion/activation protein, with product MKKLLLSTIAISSLVYANNGSITITKNDIGKIIELSPDKNIPQNKAIKENLKTQDDYKKSQEAKKDFEEKKQELEEKFKQEDEKAKSSTNNLNNQTNTNPTTNTNNNKTNTNSNTKDKTNSNTTNKTNTTKENNTNINNNTNTSNNKVNNTTNNTNLTNTTTNKKILTQYKFVLTNENTSFEKLGIKEEDLQSLVSEFKTRRFSLQDLQDISNIIAYYFQVNGYPAATAYIPQQEFDGKNIQVNISLGVLGKYIIKNKTTIKDHFLESKLNQRIKGKIISTKLIEDSVYKVNEMYGLQTLAGLQAGENVGETDILIEVEPDTKANVLIYSDNYGIKSAGEYRAGISMGFNSILNMGDYYNFYLQSSDEKQINYGASYTFFVGNLKITPSISQGTYYLGREYEGLGFSGTSRNFGIDFSYPIWINTNSSFYITSSIYHKILSDVTLDLLTFDKSSNVGSMGLEGLFRGFENNTLSYSAKISIGKVKDDGTTIFGDTSKSGGNGFGWFRKLNASLNNYYSFNEYITHTININYQKVLGNFELDSSESSSLGGAYGVRAYDNGEGDGDNTIVANFGIRINIPNTNFYFTPFYDIGYAWYEKDSGNRLVDDHFLDALGLQILYNKANEYYIKLDGARALHKYKLDDDHRMKLYLSGGVYF from the coding sequence ATTATAAAAAAAGCCAAGAAGCTAAAAAAGACTTTGAAGAAAAAAAACAAGAATTAGAAGAAAAATTTAAACAAGAAGATGAAAAAGCTAAATCATCTACTAATAACTTAAACAATCAAACTAATACCAACCCAACCACTAATACAAACAATAATAAAACTAATACTAATTCTAATACAAAAGATAAAACTAATTCTAATACTACTAATAAAACCAATACTACCAAAGAAAATAATACTAATATAAATAATAATACTAATACTTCAAACAATAAAGTTAATAATACTACTAATAATACTAATTTAACCAATACTACTACTAATAAAAAAATACTCACTCAATATAAATTTGTTCTTACTAATGAAAACACTAGCTTTGAAAAACTAGGTATTAAAGAAGAAGATTTACAAAGCTTAGTGAGTGAGTTTAAAACAAGAAGATTTAGCTTACAAGATTTACAAGATATATCTAATATCATTGCTTATTATTTTCAAGTAAATGGTTATCCTGCAGCAACAGCTTATATTCCTCAACAAGAATTTGATGGAAAAAACATTCAAGTTAATATTTCTTTAGGAGTATTAGGTAAGTATATAATAAAAAATAAAACTACTATAAAAGATCATTTTTTAGAAAGTAAGCTCAATCAAAGAATCAAAGGTAAAATCATTTCTACTAAATTAATAGAAGATAGTGTATATAAAGTCAATGAAATGTATGGACTTCAAACCTTAGCAGGTTTACAAGCAGGAGAGAATGTAGGTGAAACTGATATTCTTATAGAAGTAGAACCTGATACTAAGGCTAATGTATTAATATATAGTGATAATTATGGTATTAAGAGTGCAGGAGAATATAGAGCTGGTATTAGTATGGGATTTAATTCTATACTTAATATGGGAGATTATTATAATTTTTACTTACAATCTAGTGATGAAAAACAAATCAATTATGGAGCCAGTTATACTTTCTTTGTAGGTAATTTAAAAATTACTCCTAGTATATCTCAAGGAACTTATTATTTAGGAAGAGAATATGAGGGTTTAGGTTTTAGTGGTACTTCTAGGAATTTTGGTATAGATTTTTCTTATCCTATATGGATTAATACTAATTCATCTTTTTATATAACTTCTAGTATATATCATAAAATACTTAGTGATGTAACCTTAGATCTTTTAACCTTTGATAAAAGTTCTAATGTAGGAAGTATGGGTTTAGAAGGTTTATTTAGAGGCTTTGAAAACAATACCTTAAGTTATAGTGCTAAAATAAGCATAGGTAAGGTAAAAGATGATGGAACTACTATATTTGGAGATACATCTAAAAGTGGTGGTAATGGCTTTGGTTGGTTTAGAAAACTCAATGCTAGTTTGAATAATTATTATAGTTTTAATGAGTATATTACTCATACTATTAATATAAACTATCAAAAGGTATTAGGGAATTTTGAGCTTGATTCTTCTGAAAGTTCATCTTTGGGTGGAGCTTATGGAGTAAGAGCTTATGATAATGGAGAAGGTGATGGAGATAATACCATAGTAGCTAACTTTGGTATAAGAATAAATATACCAAATACTAATTTTTATTTTACTCCCTTTTATGATATAGGTTATGCTTGGTATGAAAAAGATTCAGGTAATAGATTAGTAGATGATCATTTCTTAGATGCACTAGGCTTACAAATACTTTATAATAAAGCTAATGAGTATTATATAAAACTTGATGGAGCAAGAGCATTACACAAATACAAATTAGATGATGATCATAGAATGAAATTATATTTAAGTGGTGGGGTGTATTTTTAG
- a CDS encoding M99 family carboxypeptidase catalytic domain-containing protein, producing the protein MKFFLSILFFTNVIFALEFSVKENGKSLDDNNTVLILGGIQGDEPGGFHAASLLLSDYNITKGKIIVAPNLAFESIIARNRGNFGDLNRKFAHIDESDPDFQTIERIKKLILDPEVNMVINLHDGSGFYRPKYENKDKNPNRWGNTSIIDQSEVNSTKYADLENIAKEAVENINKALIKEEHQYHLKNTKTQETNDKDMLKALTYFVVSNHKAAFANEASKNLPTHLRVYYHLLAVEYYLKKANIEFSRTFDLTPNGVYRAIEKPLEVRLFNDKILLYLDKPANAIKFLPFPINQALNYEASNEITAIVSKANSFSINYGNRLQTRLYPEYFEFSNALDSVEIIVDGKNMQTNFAQKILVNKNFEIPSIAGVRVNVIGFDRGLDESDILISKNQMQTKYSIDKKRKIYRVEFYELKNANLTEQILEKKTDIKEIKKVNISVKDIEKAEKKDKFIGMILVEFQ; encoded by the coding sequence ATGAAATTTTTTTTAAGTATTTTGTTTTTTACAAATGTAATATTTGCTTTGGAATTTAGTGTTAAAGAAAATGGTAAAAGTTTAGATGATAACAACACGGTCTTAATTCTTGGAGGAATTCAAGGAGATGAGCCAGGGGGATTTCATGCTGCTAGTTTGCTTTTGAGTGATTATAATATTACTAAAGGTAAAATTATCGTTGCACCAAACCTTGCTTTTGAAAGTATTATCGCTAGAAATAGAGGTAATTTTGGAGATTTAAATAGAAAATTTGCTCATATAGATGAAAGTGATCCTGATTTTCAAACCATAGAACGCATTAAAAAACTTATTTTAGATCCTGAAGTAAATATGGTTATAAATTTGCACGATGGAAGTGGATTTTATAGACCAAAATATGAAAACAAAGATAAAAATCCAAATCGCTGGGGCAATACTAGCATTATTGATCAAAGTGAAGTAAATTCTACTAAATATGCAGATTTAGAAAATATAGCCAAAGAAGCAGTGGAAAATATCAACAAAGCTTTAATTAAAGAAGAACATCAGTATCATTTGAAAAATACTAAAACTCAAGAAACTAATGATAAAGACATGTTAAAAGCTTTAACTTATTTTGTTGTTTCAAATCACAAAGCAGCTTTTGCAAATGAAGCAAGTAAAAATTTACCAACACATTTAAGGGTATATTATCATCTTTTAGCGGTGGAGTATTATTTAAAAAAAGCAAATATAGAATTTAGTAGAACATTTGATTTAACTCCAAATGGAGTTTATAGAGCTATTGAAAAACCTTTAGAAGTAAGACTTTTTAATGATAAAATTTTGCTCTATCTTGATAAACCTGCCAATGCTATAAAATTTTTACCTTTTCCTATTAATCAAGCTTTAAATTATGAAGCAAGCAATGAAATTACTGCAATTGTTTCAAAAGCAAATTCTTTTTCTATAAATTATGGAAATCGTTTGCAAACTAGACTTTATCCTGAATATTTTGAATTTTCAAATGCACTAGATAGTGTTGAAATAATAGTTGATGGTAAAAATATGCAAACAAATTTTGCACAAAAAATTCTAGTAAATAAAAATTTTGAAATTCCTTCTATTGCAGGTGTTAGAGTAAATGTTATAGGTTTTGATAGAGGTTTAGATGAAAGTGATATTTTAATTAGTAAAAACCAAATGCAAACAAAATATTCTATAGATAAAAAAAGAAAGATTTATAGAGTGGAATTTTATGAGTTAAAAAATGCCAATTTAACCGAACAAATCTTGGAAAAGAAAACTGATATTAAGGAAATTAAAAAAGTAAATATATCCGTAAAAGATATAGAAAAAGCGGAAAAGAAAGATAAATTTATTGGTATGATATTAGTGGAATTTCAATGA
- the tsaD gene encoding tRNA (adenosine(37)-N6)-threonylcarbamoyltransferase complex transferase subunit TsaD, with protein sequence MKNLILAIESSCDDSSIAIINKDDFKCIFHTKISQENAHSPYGGVVPELAARLHSEALPKILEKCKKYFDKLCAIAVTNEPGLSVSLVGGVAMAKMLAISLNLPLIAINHLKGHIYSMFLDKKAKFDMGVLLVSGGHTMVLFIDKQGQITELARTNDDSFGESFDKVAKMMNLGYPGGAIIENLAKNAKESDLEFSIPLLHSKELAYSFSGLKNQVRLEILKQELTNERKSEIAFAFQKAAIAHIMNKLEKIFKEYNFKRFGIVGGASANLSLRSKIEHLCQNYKCELLLAPFEYCSDNALMIARAACEAYKRKEFVSIEDDLINPKVKNLQGRL encoded by the coding sequence ATGAAAAACTTAATTCTTGCTATAGAAAGCTCTTGCGATGATAGTTCCATTGCTATTATAAATAAAGATGATTTTAAATGTATCTTTCATACAAAAATTTCTCAAGAAAATGCACATAGTCCTTATGGTGGAGTAGTGCCTGAACTTGCAGCAAGATTACATAGTGAAGCTTTGCCAAAAATTTTAGAAAAATGCAAAAAGTATTTTGACAAACTTTGTGCTATAGCAGTTACTAATGAACCTGGTCTTAGTGTGAGTTTGGTAGGTGGGGTGGCTATGGCAAAAATGCTCGCTATTAGTTTAAATTTGCCACTTATTGCAATTAATCATCTAAAAGGGCATATTTACTCTATGTTTTTAGATAAAAAAGCAAAATTTGATATGGGGGTATTGCTAGTAAGTGGCGGACATACTATGGTGCTTTTTATTGATAAACAAGGGCAAATCACAGAACTAGCAAGAACAAATGATGATAGTTTTGGAGAAAGTTTTGATAAAGTAGCAAAGATGATGAATTTAGGTTATCCAGGTGGAGCTATCATAGAAAATTTAGCTAAAAATGCAAAGGAAAGTGATTTAGAATTTAGCATACCTTTGCTTCATTCTAAAGAATTAGCTTATAGTTTTTCAGGACTTAAAAATCAAGTCCGTTTAGAAATTTTAAAACAAGAACTCACAAACGAGCGAAAAAGTGAAATTGCTTTTGCTTTTCAAAAAGCAGCTATTGCTCATATTATGAATAAACTTGAAAAAATTTTTAAAGAGTATAATTTTAAACGCTTTGGCATAGTAGGCGGTGCAAGTGCAAATTTGAGCTTAAGAAGTAAAATAGAACATTTATGTCAAAACTATAAATGCGAGCTTTTACTTGCACCATTTGAGTATTGCTCTGATAATGCTTTGATGATAGCAAGAGCAGCTTGTGAAGCTTATAAGCGTAAAGAATTTGTAAGTATTGAAGATGATCTTATAAACCCTAAGGTAAAAAATTTACAAGGCAGATTATGA
- a CDS encoding phosphatidate cytidylyltransferase — protein sequence MFSKTRIISAIAMIVAIIIIALINNFIINLAIFAILLFLAFNEAKAMFKSKYANAFIGVCILIIGAFLDKPFFIGIMALILILGFLVYKKSENLNELMPYIYPTLPVLMLYQVLSYEGMFVLFWLIVIVVACDSGAYFIGKLIGERAFSPTSPNKTLEGVVGGVACAGIIGTIVGTFEFGVIKSIYISLIVAVFAVIGDLLESYFKRQAGIKDSSNLIPGHGGILDRIDAVIIAAFAMATLV from the coding sequence TTTCAAAAACAAGAATTATTAGTGCTATTGCAATGATAGTAGCAATTATTATAATTGCTTTGATAAATAATTTTATTATAAATCTTGCTATTTTTGCTATTTTATTGTTTTTAGCTTTTAATGAAGCAAAAGCTATGTTTAAAAGCAAATACGCAAATGCTTTTATCGGAGTATGTATTTTAATCATAGGAGCTTTTTTAGACAAACCTTTTTTTATAGGTATTATGGCTTTAATTTTGATTTTGGGATTTTTAGTTTATAAAAAAAGTGAAAATTTAAATGAACTTATGCCTTATATATATCCAACTTTGCCTGTTTTAATGCTTTATCAAGTGTTGAGTTATGAGGGTATGTTTGTATTGTTTTGGCTTATTGTGATTGTAGTTGCTTGTGATAGTGGGGCGTATTTTATAGGAAAGCTAATTGGTGAGCGAGCTTTTTCTCCAACAAGTCCAAATAAAACTTTAGAAGGGGTTGTAGGTGGAGTGGCTTGTGCAGGTATTATAGGAACCATAGTAGGGACTTTTGAATTTGGTGTGATAAAAAGTATTTATATATCTTTGATTGTAGCTGTTTTTGCTGTGATAGGTGATTTACTTGAGAGTTATTTTAAAAGACAAGCAGGTATCAAAGATAGTAGTAATTTAATTCCAGGACATGGGGGAATTTTAGATAGAATTGATGCTGTTATCATTGCAGCATTTGCAATGGCAACTTTGGTATGA